The following coding sequences lie in one Mycoplasma crocodyli MP145 genomic window:
- the truB gene encoding tRNA pseudouridine(55) synthase TruB, whose translation MFYLLNKKKGISSRKAIDDFSRLIKIKKMGHSGTLDPLATGLLLVATNEDTKLLQYITFKNKKYYVQGKFGISTDTYDIEGTITKESNIMVSEQVFKYELSKLAKLKIQMPPAYSAKKINGVRAYELARKNQEKIDLKEQKVDVYNYKIKYFDYEKQTFGIEFDVSEGTYIRSLIHDLGISTKAYAIMTDLDRIGIGNLDISMLNSKDYCSVETDLIINLNKLKYSESQRRLLVNGAGFEVKGFDNETILLINNENKTSGIAQIEKGILKVKKIFPERI comes from the coding sequence ATGTTTTATTTATTAAATAAGAAAAAGGGAATTAGTTCAAGAAAAGCAATAGATGATTTTTCAAGATTAATTAAAATAAAAAAAATGGGTCACAGTGGAACGCTTGATCCGTTAGCTACAGGTTTGCTCTTGGTAGCCACAAATGAAGATACAAAACTATTACAATATATTACATTTAAAAACAAAAAGTACTATGTGCAAGGTAAATTTGGAATTTCTACTGATACTTATGATATTGAAGGAACGATAACTAAAGAATCAAATATTATGGTTTCTGAACAAGTTTTTAAATATGAGTTATCCAAACTCGCAAAATTAAAAATTCAAATGCCTCCTGCTTATTCAGCCAAAAAAATTAATGGTGTTAGGGCATATGAATTAGCTAGAAAGAACCAAGAAAAAATAGATTTAAAAGAACAAAAAGTAGATGTTTATAATTATAAAATAAAATACTTTGATTATGAAAAACAAACATTTGGAATTGAGTTTGATGTAAGTGAAGGAACATACATAAGATCATTGATTCATGATTTAGGTATTTCTACAAAAGCTTATGCAATAATGACGGATTTAGATAGAATAGGAATTGGAAATTTAGATATTTCAATGCTGAACAGTAAAGATTATTGTTCTGTAGAAACTGATTTGATCATTAATCTAAATAAATTGAAATATAGCGAATCTCAAAGAAGGTTATTGGTTAATGGTGCCGGTTTTGAAGTAAAAGGCTTTGATAATGAAACCATTTTATTAATTAATAATGAAAACAAAACAAGCGGAATAGCACAAATAGAAAAAGGAATTTTGAAAGTTAAAAAAATATTCCCTGAAAGGATTTAA
- a CDS encoding TIGR00282 family metallophosphoesterase, with the protein MNKKGINLLFLGDVFGELGIKIIEDMLPGLIKKWKIDFVVAQSENVSDRKGFIEADYLRLKAAGVNAFTLGNHVWSKPDILKIINNEDIIRPLNIEESYPGKGSNIFTLPNDVTIRVTSLMGITFNHLLPPWEEEYANNFFDYIDDIIENGRKSDFHFIDFHAETTSEKNVLALYLDGKIDGICGTHTHVQTNDARILPNGTAFITDAGMSGPSNCAIGANFQEVYEKMRYGSKVRYKAGNNEPQFNGVLMQLNINKKLNKITPINIGPKLK; encoded by the coding sequence ATGAATAAAAAGGGAATAAACTTATTATTTCTTGGCGATGTATTTGGCGAACTGGGAATTAAAATAATAGAAGATATGCTTCCGGGCTTAATTAAAAAATGAAAAATTGATTTTGTAGTTGCTCAAAGTGAAAATGTTTCAGATAGAAAAGGTTTTATAGAAGCTGATTATTTGAGATTAAAAGCTGCTGGTGTCAATGCTTTTACTCTTGGAAATCATGTATGATCAAAACCAGACATTTTGAAAATAATTAATAACGAAGATATTATTAGACCTCTGAATATAGAAGAGTCATATCCCGGTAAAGGTTCAAACATCTTTACCCTTCCTAATGATGTAACAATTAGAGTTACTTCATTAATGGGAATAACCTTTAATCATCTTCTTCCTCCATGAGAAGAAGAGTATGCAAATAACTTTTTTGACTATATAGATGATATTATTGAGAACGGTCGAAAAAGTGATTTCCATTTCATTGACTTCCATGCAGAAACTACTTCAGAAAAGAATGTTCTTGCCTTATATTTGGATGGAAAAATAGATGGTATATGTGGTACGCACACGCATGTTCAAACTAATGATGCCCGTATACTACCTAATGGAACAGCATTTATAACAGATGCCGGAATGAGTGGTCCATCCAATTGTGCAATTGGAGCAAACTTCCAAGAAGTTTATGAAAAAATGAGATACGGATCTAAAGTTAGATATAAAGCAGGAAATAATGAACCACAATTTAATGGTGTGTTAATGCAGCTTAATATAAATAAAAAGCTTAATAAAATTACTCCTATAAATATAGGACCTAAATTAAAATAA
- a CDS encoding FAD synthase: MLFKNDNDFLVYDLDSYINKVNTVFVLGSFESLHLGHYELFKHTFNNYPNHNKVIVFFNNDSNMAKFNNEFFSDQKTRLNQISQIGFDAGIALDFTKVKQFSAQEFIEKIAQGQKSIFIAGEDFKFGHNALSTVDLINTFNNNYKSISIPVFKINNSKLSTSKLKDHIEFGDIAILNSYLLFDYSINTNLKHNLELEICQNIKKLHSGIYAVRVDFNNFSYFGILHVSLEKVYKLEFIDFKYTNIEPIEIEVSLKKLIRIIVKKDNDLILENDLIIAKTFFINDAK; the protein is encoded by the coding sequence ATGTTATTTAAAAATGACAATGATTTTTTAGTTTATGATTTAGATTCGTATATAAACAAGGTAAATACAGTTTTTGTTCTTGGTTCTTTTGAATCGCTTCACTTAGGTCATTATGAATTATTTAAACATACCTTCAATAATTATCCAAACCATAATAAGGTTATTGTTTTTTTTAACAACGATTCTAATATGGCTAAATTTAACAATGAGTTTTTCAGTGATCAAAAAACACGATTAAACCAAATTTCACAAATAGGATTTGATGCTGGGATAGCGCTTGATTTTACTAAAGTTAAACAATTTAGTGCACAGGAATTTATTGAAAAAATTGCACAAGGTCAAAAAAGTATTTTTATAGCTGGTGAAGATTTTAAATTCGGTCATAATGCTTTGTCAACGGTAGATTTGATCAACACTTTTAATAACAATTATAAATCAATTTCAATTCCTGTTTTTAAGATTAATAATTCGAAATTATCAACTTCTAAACTAAAAGATCACATTGAATTTGGTGATATAGCAATATTAAATAGTTATTTACTTTTTGACTATTCTATTAACACAAATCTTAAACATAATTTAGAACTAGAAATATGTCAAAACATAAAAAAACTTCATAGCGGAATATATGCAGTTAGAGTAGATTTTAATAATTTTTCTTATTTTGGTATTTTACATGTTTCATTAGAAAAAGTTTATAAACTAGAATTTATAGATTTTAAATATACGAATATTGAACCTATTGAAATTGAAGTTTCTCTAAAAAAATTAATTAGAATAATTGTTAAAAAAGACAATGATTTAATTTTAGAAAATGATTTGATTATTGCTAAAACATTTTTTATAAATGATGCTAAATAA
- the metG gene encoding methionine--tRNA ligase, giving the protein MNKKKTFYITTPIYYASGNLHIGHLYTTTLAWSIANYKKLNGYDVKFLTGSDEHGQKIFLKANEANVKPQKYVDELVETYKKMWTDFGIDYDFFSRTTNKNHVKTIQEIFDFFLNEGIIYKGNYEGLYSISDEEFLTKSQAICDESGNYFHPTSNHKLELVKEESYFFKMSKFSEWLIEQIKNNPTWLNPQKTVNEIMNNFLLKGLEDLSVTRTNVEWGIKTLNDDKHTIYVWLDALCNYISALGFDIKESSTDFVKYWQNGDEIVHLLGKEIARFHFIYWPIFLKALNIKQPTKLISHGWIITPTGKMSKSKNNVIDPYDLLKKYHPEMIKYFFVSKINIGDDGVFDIENFENIINSELINNYGNLVSRTLKMISNSFSNGINFHKSIKTIHKNIEQEIINSKEEFINKMDNYELSEGLKIAINLSSNLNKYIDETTPWKLTENKEELELVLSRLLNGIYAVSSYLSIVMPQKILDVSKALNINLSFDKIENFNKFDGVISAPKFMLFERIK; this is encoded by the coding sequence ATGAACAAAAAGAAAACTTTTTATATAACAACTCCAATATATTACGCATCTGGAAATTTACATATTGGTCATTTGTACACCACCACATTAGCCTGATCTATAGCCAATTACAAAAAATTAAATGGTTATGATGTGAAGTTTTTAACAGGTAGCGATGAACACGGTCAAAAGATTTTCCTTAAAGCTAATGAAGCCAATGTTAAACCACAAAAATATGTTGACGAACTTGTAGAAACATATAAAAAAATGTGAACAGACTTTGGAATTGATTATGATTTTTTTAGCAGAACTACGAATAAAAATCATGTAAAAACTATTCAAGAAATTTTTGATTTCTTTTTAAATGAAGGAATCATTTATAAAGGGAATTACGAAGGTTTATACTCGATTTCTGATGAAGAATTTTTAACAAAATCACAAGCTATATGCGACGAATCTGGAAATTATTTTCATCCAACAAGTAATCATAAACTTGAATTAGTAAAAGAAGAAAGTTACTTTTTTAAGATGTCAAAATTTAGCGAATGATTAATTGAGCAAATAAAAAATAATCCAACTTGACTAAATCCTCAAAAAACGGTTAATGAAATAATGAATAATTTTTTACTAAAAGGTCTTGAAGATTTATCGGTTACAAGAACTAATGTTGAATGGGGGATTAAAACTCTAAATGATGATAAACATACAATTTATGTTTGACTTGATGCATTATGTAATTATATAAGTGCATTAGGATTTGATATTAAAGAATCGTCAACAGATTTTGTTAAATATTGACAAAATGGAGATGAAATTGTTCATTTATTAGGTAAAGAAATTGCAAGATTTCACTTTATATATTGACCTATTTTCCTTAAAGCACTTAATATTAAACAACCCACTAAACTTATTAGTCATGGTTGAATCATTACTCCAACTGGAAAGATGTCAAAATCTAAAAATAATGTTATAGATCCTTATGATTTACTTAAAAAATATCACCCAGAAATGATTAAATATTTTTTTGTTTCTAAAATTAATATTGGTGATGATGGAGTTTTTGATATTGAAAATTTTGAAAATATAATAAATTCTGAACTAATAAATAACTATGGAAATTTAGTTTCAAGAACATTGAAAATGATTTCAAATTCATTTTCAAATGGTATAAATTTTCATAAATCAATTAAAACTATTCACAAAAATATTGAACAAGAAATTATAAATTCTAAAGAAGAATTTATAAATAAAATGGATAATTATGAACTAAGTGAAGGTCTAAAAATAGCAATTAATTTGTCATCAAATTTAAATAAATACATTGATGAAACAACACCTTGAAAGTTAACGGAAAATAAAGAAGAACTTGAATTAGTTTTATCAAGATTACTTAATGGAATATATGCTGTTAGTTCATATTTAAGCATAGTAATGCCTCAAAAAATTTTAGATGTATCAAAGGCATTAAATATTAATTTATCATTTGATAAAATAGAAAATTTTAATAAATTTGATGGTGTAATTTCAGCACCAAAATTTATGTTATTTGAAAGAATAAAATAG
- a CDS encoding putative quinol monooxygenase: protein MIFSRAIKFELNPEKMKGFVDYLYIFVKKTRLETQNLSFEYGLNSESEVVLVERWSSEKDYKAFNKKEEVKKELSTLEKMAYKTTELYAFDTIK from the coding sequence ATGATATTTTCAAGAGCAATTAAATTTGAATTAAATCCAGAAAAAATGAAGGGCTTTGTCGACTACCTTTACATTTTTGTAAAGAAAACAAGATTAGAAACACAAAACTTATCATTTGAATATGGATTAAATAGCGAATCAGAAGTTGTGCTAGTTGAAAGATGAAGTTCAGAAAAAGATTACAAAGCTTTTAACAAAAAAGAAGAAGTAAAAAAAGAATTAAGTACATTAGAAAAAATGGCTTATAAAACAACTGAATTATATGCTTTCGACACAATAAAATAG
- the rpsO gene encoding 30S ribosomal protein S15 → MVTKERKAELVKKYGANPKDTGATFVQIAILTEEIEDLKPHFLNNPKDNHSRRGFMAKISKRKVLLQHLKKSNFDLYNKCLEDLGIRK, encoded by the coding sequence ATGGTTACAAAAGAAAGAAAAGCTGAACTTGTTAAAAAGTATGGTGCTAACCCTAAGGATACAGGTGCAACATTTGTTCAAATAGCAATTTTAACTGAAGAAATCGAAGATTTAAAACCTCACTTTTTAAACAATCCAAAAGACAATCACTCACGTCGTGGATTTATGGCTAAAATTTCAAAACGTAAAGTTTTATTACAACACTTAAAGAAATCAAATTTTGATTTATATAATAAATGTTTAGAAGACCTTGGAATTCGTAAATAA
- the recA gene encoding recombinase RecA produces the protein MIKEEEKNIIIKEALNAIGKKFGKESIMLLGSVTDVTIDTFSSGSHSLNKILGVGGFPKGRIIEIYGPESSGKTTVCLHAIAEIQKKGGLAAFIDAEHSIDPNYASNIGVKVDELILSQPDSGEQALEIVDLLARSGNIDLIVVDSVAALVPEAELQGEMKDQQIGTQARLMSKALRKIAGTLNKNKTTVIFVNQIREKVGVIFGNPETTSGGRALKFYASIRVEVRKGANISDSKDIVGNEIKFKVVKNKLAAPYKSATSEIIFSRGINATKELIDLAIEANLISKKGSWYSIDDKNVAQGEKSLEAYIEDNIDLKNDLMKKLNLI, from the coding sequence ATGATTAAAGAAGAAGAAAAAAACATAATTATCAAAGAAGCTTTAAATGCTATTGGTAAAAAATTTGGTAAAGAATCTATCATGCTATTAGGTAGTGTAACCGATGTAACTATTGATACCTTTTCAAGTGGTTCTCATTCACTCAATAAGATTTTAGGAGTTGGTGGATTTCCTAAAGGAAGGATTATTGAAATTTATGGGCCTGAAAGTTCAGGTAAAACAACGGTTTGTTTACATGCTATTGCTGAAATTCAAAAAAAAGGCGGACTTGCAGCTTTTATAGATGCTGAACATTCAATAGATCCTAATTATGCATCTAATATAGGTGTTAAGGTTGATGAACTTATTTTATCTCAACCGGATTCGGGTGAACAAGCTTTAGAAATAGTTGATTTATTAGCTAGATCAGGAAATATTGATTTAATAGTTGTTGATTCGGTGGCTGCTCTAGTTCCGGAAGCGGAACTTCAAGGTGAAATGAAAGACCAACAAATCGGAACACAAGCAAGGTTAATGTCTAAAGCACTAAGAAAAATAGCTGGAACATTAAATAAAAACAAAACAACAGTTATTTTTGTTAACCAAATCAGAGAAAAAGTAGGTGTTATTTTTGGTAATCCAGAAACTACTTCAGGTGGTAGAGCCCTTAAATTCTATGCTTCAATTCGTGTTGAAGTTAGAAAAGGGGCAAATATAAGTGATTCTAAAGACATTGTTGGAAATGAAATTAAATTCAAAGTGGTAAAAAACAAACTTGCTGCACCTTATAAAAGTGCAACAAGTGAAATAATATTTTCACGAGGAATTAATGCTACAAAAGAATTAATAGATTTAGCAATTGAAGCAAATTTAATATCTAAAAAAGGCTCTTGATATAGTATTGACGATAAAAATGTTGCGCAAGGTGAAAAATCACTTGAAGCATACATTGAAGACAATATAGATCTTAAAAATGATTTAATGAAAAAACTTAACTTAATTTAG
- a CDS encoding YcsE-related riboflavin metabolism phosphatase, translating into MRNLKKRIKIAAFDIDGTILPYGNRVFSKTTRHMFKELAKNNVISVLATAREFATIGDFLEQLEGVDYFIGGNGAFIYDVKNKKYIYEVSLNKNEIQDVYYKFQNRLGGFSIVDQDKVFKDKNLSLETWFIRPNAHNYYDLDFSKIGNKHLHIACVATEESKELTKDLMNYIVSKKYDLEVNSVWSHGLFIGKTGVTKSHTLEILTKMLGMSQNNLIAFGDSSNDYEMLRDAYYGVAMEKAGWKLKSVAKDVAIDCDFDGAYHKLKELNVI; encoded by the coding sequence ATGAGAAATTTAAAAAAGAGAATAAAAATTGCTGCATTTGATATTGATGGAACCATTTTACCATATGGTAATAGAGTTTTTTCTAAAACGACAAGACATATGTTTAAGGAACTTGCTAAAAATAATGTTATAAGTGTTTTAGCAACAGCAAGAGAGTTTGCAACCATTGGAGATTTTCTTGAACAACTTGAAGGTGTCGACTATTTTATAGGTGGAAACGGTGCTTTTATATATGATGTAAAAAATAAAAAATATATATATGAAGTGTCTCTTAATAAGAATGAAATCCAAGATGTTTATTATAAGTTTCAAAATAGATTAGGTGGCTTCAGTATAGTCGACCAAGACAAGGTTTTTAAAGATAAAAACCTAAGCCTTGAGACATGATTTATAAGACCGAATGCACATAATTATTATGATCTGGATTTTTCCAAAATTGGTAACAAACATCTCCATATTGCTTGTGTAGCAACTGAAGAGTCTAAAGAATTAACAAAAGATTTAATGAATTATATTGTTTCTAAAAAATATGATCTTGAAGTAAATTCTGTGTGATCTCACGGTTTATTTATTGGAAAAACTGGTGTAACAAAAAGTCATACTTTAGAAATTTTAACTAAGATGTTAGGAATGTCTCAAAACAATTTAATAGCTTTTGGAGACAGTTCAAATGATTATGAAATGTTAAGAGATGCTTATTATGGTGTTGCTATGGAAAAGGCAGGATGAAAATTAAAAAGTGTTGCAAAAGATGTTGCAATAGATTGTGATTTTGATGGTGCTTACCATAAATTAAAGGAATTAAATGTTATTTAA
- a CDS encoding lipoprotein 17-related variable surface protein — protein MKKINKLKMFGVLAIAISFAPIAMSTSCKKIDDKKPVTPPTPGKEKTDKELIDEEVLKVKLSIKGLEETKYNTKFADEINKTDIVLNGYDTAKYTSTIEEFKTSKDEGKITVKYTLKLTKDNKIVSKQMTHEFKNFKVAATTPVVKTDKELIDEEVLKVKLSIKGLEESKYNTKFADEINKTDIVLNGYDTAKYTSTIEEFKTSKDEGKITVKYTLKLTKDNKIVSKQMTHEFKNFKIITEEDLINDEFAKVTYSIDKLEESAYPTKKASEITKAMLLFDGYEKTKYEVIVVNFVTDDSLGTINFTYQLKLTAKPTVLSLTKNVVLTKFKIDTTIVKSAEDTEVEKITVSILGINVVDYPKHVPDEFEFDSSVELNGYDKSKYLASVEKITSDRFEGTLSVTVKITNQADTTKVSKLRTILVNGFQKNTKTEKQIADEEVMKLKFIINGVEEKDYKDTLPEDIDKLQIQLINYLSERFDAEITTFSADNKIGKITFNVKLTSKYDNKIMSRERTIEINGLKTSTKTAKELIDEEAKKATLKIKTYEEADYPNISLIDLNNYDVSVININSTKYYGTITHFKRDVELGKLTVKFKLSLLVPSATPLESEEITKEITTFKRVNIQEEIDKEIDKIKIIEISGIEKANYPKHLASSITKDKVKPNTGVINQNLYYAIVDEVNADDEAGKLTVKFHLKFLNGLTIISKTNTMVLDNFKKKTQKELIDEELAKVKVAIKGIPTTEYKNKQASEIKEDQLEFTGFNTERYEVKVENFKTDNRTSKVTFDYYLQTKATPVTISAKKFGFEITGFKVLTEMELLELQLKLIKYSYVGKKEDIKASTADKGRISINDYDPTNFDKTEVTITNTNDAEGKLTFTYTLKSKKDTTVTKLVTVVMEGFKK, from the coding sequence ATGAAAAAAATTAATAAATTAAAAATGTTTGGAGTATTAGCAATTGCAATTTCTTTTGCACCTATTGCTATGTCTACTTCATGTAAAAAAATTGATGATAAAAAACCAGTTACTCCTCCCACCCCAGGTAAAGAAAAAACTGATAAAGAATTAATTGATGAAGAAGTATTAAAGGTAAAACTTTCTATTAAAGGCTTAGAAGAAACTAAATACAATACCAAATTTGCTGATGAAATTAATAAAACCGATATTGTATTAAATGGCTATGATACAGCTAAATATACATCAACAATTGAAGAATTTAAAACTTCAAAAGATGAAGGTAAAATAACAGTTAAATATACATTAAAACTTACAAAAGACAACAAAATAGTAAGTAAGCAAATGACTCATGAATTTAAAAACTTTAAAGTTGCAGCAACCACCCCGGTTGTAAAAACTGATAAAGAATTAATTGATGAAGAAGTATTAAAGGTAAAACTTTCTATTAAAGGCTTAGAAGAATCTAAATACAATACAAAATTTGCTGATGAAATTAATAAAACCGATATTGTATTAAATGGCTATGATACAGCTAAATATACATCAACAATTGAAGAATTTAAAACTTCAAAAGATGAAGGTAAAATAACAGTTAAATATACATTAAAACTTACAAAAGACAACAAAATAGTAAGTAAGCAAATGACTCATGAATTTAAAAATTTCAAGATTATAACCGAAGAAGATTTAATTAATGATGAATTTGCAAAAGTTACATATTCAATTGATAAGTTAGAAGAAAGTGCATACCCAACTAAAAAAGCAAGCGAAATTACAAAAGCAATGTTATTGTTCGATGGTTATGAAAAGACTAAGTATGAAGTTATAGTGGTTAATTTTGTAACAGATGATTCATTAGGAACAATTAATTTTACATATCAACTTAAGTTAACTGCTAAACCAACAGTTTTAAGTTTGACAAAAAACGTTGTCTTAACTAAGTTTAAAATTGATACAACCATTGTTAAAAGCGCAGAAGATACTGAAGTTGAAAAAATAACAGTTTCAATTTTGGGTATTAACGTTGTTGATTATCCTAAACATGTACCAGATGAATTTGAATTTGATTCATCCGTTGAACTTAATGGATATGATAAATCTAAATATTTAGCAAGTGTTGAAAAAATTACTTCGGATAGGTTTGAAGGAACTTTAAGTGTAACTGTTAAAATTACAAATCAAGCTGACACAACAAAAGTAAGTAAATTAAGAACCATTCTTGTAAATGGTTTTCAAAAAAATACCAAAACCGAAAAACAAATAGCTGATGAAGAAGTGATGAAACTAAAATTTATTATTAATGGAGTTGAAGAAAAAGATTACAAAGATACTCTTCCAGAAGATATAGATAAACTACAAATTCAATTAATAAATTACTTGTCAGAGCGTTTTGATGCTGAAATTACAACTTTTAGTGCTGATAATAAAATAGGTAAAATTACTTTCAATGTTAAATTAACAAGTAAATATGACAATAAAATTATGAGTAGAGAAAGAACAATCGAGATTAATGGGTTAAAAACATCTACAAAAACAGCTAAAGAATTAATTGATGAAGAGGCTAAAAAAGCAACATTAAAAATTAAAACATATGAAGAAGCAGATTATCCAAACATCTCGCTTATTGATTTAAATAATTATGATGTAAGTGTTATTAATATTAATTCAACTAAATATTATGGAACCATCACTCATTTTAAAAGAGATGTAGAATTAGGAAAATTAACAGTTAAATTTAAATTGAGTTTATTAGTACCTTCAGCAACTCCGCTTGAAAGTGAAGAAATAACAAAAGAAATAACCACATTTAAAAGAGTTAATATTCAAGAAGAAATAGATAAAGAAATAGACAAAATAAAAATTATTGAAATATCAGGAATTGAAAAAGCAAATTATCCTAAACACTTAGCTAGTTCTATAACCAAAGACAAAGTTAAGCCAAATACAGGTGTAATTAACCAAAATCTCTACTATGCAATTGTTGATGAAGTTAATGCTGATGATGAAGCCGGAAAATTAACTGTTAAATTCCACTTAAAATTTCTTAATGGATTAACTATAATAAGTAAAACAAATACTATGGTTCTAGATAATTTCAAGAAAAAAACACAAAAAGAATTAATTGACGAAGAACTTGCAAAAGTAAAAGTGGCTATTAAAGGTATACCTACAACTGAATATAAAAATAAACAAGCAAGTGAAATTAAAGAAGATCAACTTGAATTTACAGGATTTAATACTGAAAGATATGAAGTTAAGGTTGAAAACTTTAAGACTGATAATAGAACAAGTAAAGTAACTTTTGATTATTATCTACAAACAAAAGCAACACCAGTTACAATAAGTGCTAAAAAATTTGGTTTTGAAATTACAGGCTTTAAAGTACTTACAGAAATGGAATTATTAGAATTACAACTTAAACTTATAAAATATAGTTATGTTGGTAAAAAAGAAGATATTAAAGCTTCAACAGCAGATAAAGGAAGAATATCTATTAATGATTATGATCCAACAAACTTTGACAAAACAGAAGTAACTATTACAAATACAAACGATGCAGAAGGAAAACTTACATTCACATACACATTAAAATCTAAAAAAGACACTACCGTAACTAAATTAGTTACCGTTGTAATGGAAGGATTTAAGAAATAA
- the msrB gene encoding peptide-methionine (R)-S-oxide reductase MsrB, which yields MKKTKEELKTILTPLQYRVTQENGTEKPFDNKYDEHFEKGIYVDIVDGSVLFSSVDKYNSGCGWPAFSKPVDSLKEVSDYSHGLNRVEVRSKNADSHLGHVFTDGPKDKGGLRYCINSASLKFIPFDKMEEEGYKKYKNLFKK from the coding sequence ATGAAAAAAACAAAAGAAGAATTAAAAACAATTTTAACTCCATTACAATATAGAGTTACACAAGAAAACGGTACTGAAAAACCGTTTGATAACAAATATGATGAACATTTTGAAAAAGGTATATATGTAGATATAGTTGATGGAAGTGTATTATTTTCGTCTGTTGATAAATATAATTCAGGATGTGGATGACCAGCATTTTCTAAACCGGTTGATAGTTTAAAAGAAGTAAGTGATTATAGCCACGGTCTAAACAGAGTTGAGGTTAGATCGAAAAATGCAGATAGCCATTTAGGGCATGTTTTTACAGATGGTCCAAAAGACAAGGGTGGGCTAAGATATTGTATTAATTCAGCCTCATTAAAATTTATACCATTTGATAAAATGGAAGAAGAAGGTTACAAAAAATATAAAAACTTATTTAAAAAATAA